The Thunnus thynnus chromosome 1, fThuThy2.1, whole genome shotgun sequence nucleotide sequence ATGCCTCTGCTGTTTCTGGAGAGATTTCCCTGGCCCAGCCTGCAGACGTACACAGCACTGAGTGTGGCTTTGCTTGCTGGCAGCATCTTCAGCGCCTACACCACTGTGACAGACCCTGGGTTTGGGGCCTTGGAAACTGATGAAACACCACCTCCCACCGAAGTGGACCTTGAACATCTAAACAATGATATTAGTAACACAGAATTGGCAACCACTGTCTTGTGGTACTTGGTCACTGACAGTCTCTTTGTATGGGTGAGTGTCTGTCAATATAGgtgatgagatgatgatgatggtgttaCAAAAAAACTTATTGtcactttattcttttgtgTTCCCCTAGGTGTTGGTCAACACATTCTGCTGCTCTTTGATGTTGATTGCTAAAATGATTCAGTATGTGGTGTTTGGCCCACTTAGAGTCAGTGAGAAGCAGGTGAGTCCTGAACATGAATGCATCTGCTTTTAATCCTTTAAATATCCATTTGGAGCCCAGCCAACATAATCTTCatcttatttttctgttttttcccctcagcaCCTGAAAGATAAGTTTTGGAACTTCATATTCTACaagttcattttcatctttggCGTATTGAACGTGCAGACAGTGGAGGAGGTGGTCATGTGGTGTTTGTGGTTCTCTGCCCTGGTCTTTCTTCACCTCATGGTGCAGCTCTGCAAAGACAGATTTGAATATGTaagtattataatatatttttttactttttcttgtgCCCCAAagcatgttttttgtttatgacTACCTTGCATGGTAATCTAGGGCTGGACAATAAAccaaatttatttaattatcagCATTatgaatctgtttttgttttgaatgtactCTCATCACAATTTTCAATAGTCTGAGTCCAACCCAGTTCAACTGAAAATAGCTATAACCACTAATGGTATTGGACCAAAGGTTCAACCAACTGACTGGCCtacagtacaaaacaaaagtcCAGAATCTTTCATGATATAGTATAATAACTAATCATATAGGAATATGAATAAATCAGAAAGCCAACACATGTAGAGCTGCAGTGACATATGACATTAAACTAAATagctttgggttgtggacatttgaggacatcatcttgggttttggaaaacagtgattgacatttttcatcattttctgacattttatagaccaaacaactcattaataaattgagaaaataattgataatgaaaataattgctagttGCAGCCCCAAACACATGATATTGTTTGATAGGCCACTAAATGTAAAGATGATTTAGAGTCAGGTAATTTTAAGCAACAGAGCATGAGGCTCTTTTAGAAGCCTGACTTCCATGAAATGAAGCAATGTCAACAATGGTAAAGGACACTGTTGTTGTGGATACCTGgagatcctttttttttccagcttttttGCTGTCGAGCCTCCAAGGTCTTTTAGCTCATAGTTGTTACAGTAGGACACACATTACTTCAGTAATGTCAGTTCCAAACAGCATATCagttttcttttgaaatgaataTCACATTACTCTTCGTAAGTTGATCCAAGTAGGAGATGCAATGAAACTTGAGTAACTTTTGAGGGCCTTGGAAATTACCAGTATGTCACTAAGTAAGTATAGGGATCTTCACAATGAACACAAATAACTCTTGTTGCCTATGTTTATTTGCTATAAGACACTATAGAGTTTAGTAGATAGTCTAAACAACCTTGTATGAAACCTGCTCTTTTTAGGGCTATACAGTAAACATGATAGGACTAGACCTTCATTCTTTGTGactgtcttgtttttataaGGACTGAGATTAAACGCAAGGTAGAAAAAAGCCTGTTATTCAATGACACCTGATGAACACACCTTCATATTTTATATAGGAGTCTTTTTAAAGGTGTGCTGAATGTTCCCCAAAAGTCTGAGAGTGACTGCACTCTTTTCAGCTCTGGATCTATTAATAGTACCTTGTTCTGGCATGTTAGGCCACTGATACAGTTTCAGGCGCTACATTGACTTGTCCCTGTATCAgattgtgtttttgcatgttagggaaaacaaaatatcacatttagTCACCTACTTGCAAgcaatgacatttaaaatggaCACTAAGTTGGTATAGTGATGTAATGCTGACTGGATTAGTGTACCAGAGGGTCATTTCTGCCTGCTGTACTGTAGAATATTTACCATTTAGTGTGTGAATGTCTTGTGCCACAAAtggctgtatgtttgtttgtgtaactgTCTGCTTGTTTTTGCATCCGTCTCTCAGCTTTGACTATAGATgcgtgttttttttcatgtttaagtCTTGTCAGTTGTGTTAACCCAGCTGTCTTCCTTCATGTGTTCCTGTTTCTGTGGGTTCTAGCTTTGGGGTGAAGATCACTCATGTAGATTAATATACTCAAGATGGTAGGCTTAGCATTTTGTCAGTGTGCAAGGGAAACCTTGTGGTATTTAAGTTTTATAGAATTGatcaaatctattttattttttccagctaagctgttttaatgtttgtaataAGGTCTTAAAATGTATTCTATACACTAGACAATGTTAACTGTCAGTTAACAGTCCTAAGCAATGTGTTACCAGTACATGAATGTTTTTGGGGGTTGTATGTGAGGAGTTTATTGATTTAAACAGGTTGTGTAAAATTTGGTTCAAGCTTGTTTTCCTCTCAGTTGCTACAGTAGAAATGCCCTTTGAGTATGGTACCGAGTCCAATACTGAGACATGCTTATTTATCAGTGGCCGATTGTGCTGATTAGATtagatgtattattattaccattattattaagctttatttatttaggaaaTCTCATTGAGATAAAGATCTCTTTTGCAAAAAAGACCTCAGAACAggttacatatacacacagggTCACAGTAAGACAGTTCATTCACATCACAAAATAGTCAtcatacacattcacagacacactacttaaaacaatcacaaacattcTGAGGAATATCAGCTAGTAAAACTTGAACAAGTGTCTCTAACTTTAAGCTGTGTTGCAGTTCATTCCAGTAGTAAGGTGCATGTTACTGGAAAACAGGCTTCCCATGCTCAGAGTTTGTATGAGGATCTCTTAAAGccaacctgctctgtgatctggTGTTATGATTATTAGCTCTGACACAGGTGTGCTGGTGCCTTCTAGATGTCAGTGATGACCATCCGACCTTTTCATATAACTCACAGTGGTGAGTGTGATAGCTGTCTGCTGTAATGAATCAAATGGCATTGTGGTGGATACCATCCAGAGGTTTAAGGGTGGTGGCAGCAGCATGAGCATACAGGATATCTCCATAATCCAATGTGGACAGTATGGTAGACTGTATGATGTGTTTTAAGTCttgaaaagagaaacaagctctgttTTGGTACAGGAATCCAATTTCCTGTGAAATGcacacatttagtcttttttttttttttttttttttttttaagcttacTTGATTCAGATTCATATTTTGTCATCTTCTTGTTTGATTAGTTGTATTCCTTAAATGCCAGCGtattatgaaaaatgtcattCTCACTCAAGATGATGAGCATTAAAGCAGAATACTCGCTCTAAATGATTTGCCTACGGAAGTCCACTTTAAATTCCCAAATAATCAACTTTATTTGTCAGGGCCACATGAGCAACAGATCACTAACCAGCACAAGTTCTCctagaagacaaagaaaaactccccAGAAACCTTAGGACACAATCCACTTCTAACTTGCATTTTCTCCCTTTCAGCTGTCATTCTCCCCCTCCACTCCCATGAACAGCCATGTGCGAGTACTGTGTCTGCTCGTCTCCCTGCTTCTGGACTGTTGTGGCCTGGCTGTGGTCTGTGGTCTGCTGGGAGCTTCCCATGGCTTGCACACCCTCTCCTTTATGGCAGCAGAGGTAAGAACCTCGAGCCGCAATTGTATAAAAATGGAGGCCTGCTTTGtagaaaaatgcatgttgactAGTGCGTACCACAGATGATTATGTACTCTTTGCATCATTCTCTCTTAACTCTTACTATTTCCTAAAGATGTGGAATTTTATTTAAGAGCTAAAATGTTTAATAGGGCTTGAATGGTTTAAATCGGTTGTGTGATTCCAGTTCTGATCAGTTCTGGTTCTTACTCAATCCTGGTTCAGATTCTTGGTATATTATTTGAGCAGCATTATAATTTTTgggttaaaacataaaataaagactCGAGATGTCAAAAACACTGCATTCTTATACCATACAGTGAATTCCTTGTTGTGTTGAATGAAGTTCCTCCATTGCATGAAATTGTTTTTCACACATTGATTACATTTAACTGTATCACTACTGTCTTTTGTGAAGTTTAGCcacactttgtgtgtgtgtgtgctggtccACTATATTGTAAACACTACAAGcctttttacagcagaaaatTATAGCAGGATAATAATAGGATAataggataataataataattgctgCATTCCAGTTAGGTGTGCCAGTTCCAGGATCCtgatattgtgcatgctggATCATGAAAATTGGCTTACTGGGGCATTGAAATATCAtcattcatgttttcagttacaactgtgtttttctatcaaaatgtctgttgtgaaaaaaaCTTTCTAGTTGATGCAGAACCTGTCTCCTGAAGGAGATGCACATTTTGAAAGATTTAACATACTAATAATCactaaatgacaaaacatgTCTTAaccatattgtatttttaagtCACAAGTGTAATGTCATATTTGGCATTGGTTTATATGGAAATTAGACTACAAGAATTACATCATATTAATTTGTGTACTTTTGTCTTCAGTGTCTGCTGGTCACTGTTCGCACAGGGCATGTCATTATGCGGTAAGTCCCTTTAAAGCCTTCTTAAGGCATgcatgcacgtgcacacacCACAGCAGCAAGGATGACATCGCCTCTGCAGATTTAGAATCaggggctaatgttagcaacaCCATTTGTTTTCCTCTGGTTTCATTAGCACCAATGTGAAAGGCTCCTTTGTTCCACAGAGAGTTTGGATTatataaacagcagaaaaagcTCTTATCAGCAGAGGCACTCATAGATACAGTAGTCTTAGTCTAACATTAAAACTGTAAACTGTTGTCAGGTGCATTCCTGTTGCTTGGTACATAGCAAAATAATATTTGTGGTgactatttattttacattgttaCCCCAGTTTATGTTTAACTTGTGTTATTACACATGGCAGATTAAGAGTTCAGCAGCGAAGGACTATTTCCACTACATTTCTCTCTCATTACACTGTTATTCTCTGTTCTTGTTTCTTATCCAGATAGATTTAGTTCAATTTGTCCATGTTTTGCTATCTCTTTATGCTGTTATTGCACCATATATACTTTTAGCACCATCTTTGTTTCATGCCTTTATTTTGTTTGCCAATCCTCATCCAAAACAAGGGCCTCATCAGCCACCGTACTAAATATCACTTGTGATTGATGGCCTGAGCTGTGCTTCCCCCCTCAGGTACTCCATCCACCTGTGGGACCTGAACCATCCAGGGACTTGGGAGAGTAAGGGAACCTATGTCTACTACACAGACTTCATCATGGAGCTGGCTATGCTCTTTCTGGACCTTGTACACCACATCCATATGCTGGTAAGACAAAGAGGGGACAGGTGTAGGCAGGCATGTGATGTGGTGAGAATGAAGTCTGTCCCTGACTCTTTTTCCACTCCCCTAATCTTCCACCTTTTCTTTCCATAATATTTCTCTCATTAGCTTTTTGGTAACATCTGGCTGTCCATGGCAAGCTTGGTTATCTTCATGCAGCTGCGGTATCTCTTCCATGAGGTCCAGCGCCGTGTCCGCAGACACAAGAACTACCTTCGTGTCATCAACAACATGGAGGCCAGGTAATGGAGGTTCATTTGTTGTTTCTAAAGAAATATCTCTATTTTCTGCTATTTTCCATCCAATTATTACTTGTTCATgattgtatgtactgtaaactTTTTTATGCAGATTTGCTGTCGCTACTGCAGAGGAATTGGCAgctaatgatgatgattgtgcCATCTGCTGGGATACCATGTTGACAGCACGCAAACTTCCCTGTGGTCATCTCTTCCACAAGTAAAGAGTGATTTTTGTCATTCAGCAGGAGTTGTTTCTATGTTCAGTCTACACAGGGATAGAAGATTTAGAGGTGCCCTTGGCCTGTGGCTTGTAGTCATCTCTCCAGTCAAGTACCAGTTTATCTTTCCTTACCAGAATCAAGATGGCTGAACATGCTGTGCTTGAATACAGTATAATTTGTTTGGCTATTGCCCAAAATCCTGCATAAATTATAGATTTTTTGTGGACAACCTTGACTACAAGTCAGTTCTTAGCTTTTTAAATACAACTTTCATTGTTGAATTCACAAGGCGTTTACAATATAAAGAAATAGTATTTGTCTGCTGAATGAGTTTGAGCACAAGTTAAGCCACAGAAGACTTATCCTGAGCCCTGAAATGTAAGTCAAGGTTTTACTCAAAGTCTCAGCCTAAGAGACAACCAGcacaaatgacataaaaataacataatactTGAGAATTATACtgtgtgtattgtatgtttCCAGCTCTTGTTTGCGCTCCTGGCTGGAGCAG carries:
- the LOC137185076 gene encoding E3 ubiquitin-protein ligase AMFR-like; translated protein: MPLLFLERFPWPSLQTYTALSVALLAGSIFSAYTTVTDPGFGALETDETPPPTEVDLEHLNNDISNTELATTVLWYLVTDSLFVWVLVNTFCCSLMLIAKMIQYVVFGPLRVSEKQHLKDKFWNFIFYKFIFIFGVLNVQTVEEVVMWCLWFSALVFLHLMVQLCKDRFEYLSFSPSTPMNSHVRVLCLLVSLLLDCCGLAVVCGLLGASHGLHTLSFMAAECLLVTVRTGHVIMRYSIHLWDLNHPGTWESKGTYVYYTDFIMELAMLFLDLVHHIHMLLFGNIWLSMASLVIFMQLRYLFHEVQRRVRRHKNYLRVINNMEARFAVATAEELAANDDDCAICWDTMLTARKLPCGHLFHNSCLRSWLEQDTSCPTCRTSLNISGDGNQTRGQQQGGGLEDNIGPVGAAADARPHINQHNHFFHFDGSRIASWLPSFSVEVMHTTNILGIAQANNSQLMAMAHQIQEMFPQVPSYLVMQDLQLTRSVEVTTDNILEGRIQVPFPTQAIERSALQGSPGPEEQAGSSGAAEEGVGEPDNMEVRGGRFSKSAEERQKMLKQRKEEMLQQARRRYLNKSPDDQDEDLPGLEEDIVPELDSTVLRRRTMAAAAERRLQQDPAP